One window from the genome of Streptomyces sp. NBC_00287 encodes:
- the nagA gene encoding N-acetylglucosamine-6-phosphate deacetylase yields MATPSGARGTARQAPTGPQLVLKGARVVMPTGVVDGGQVVVEGDRISASAQENAQVIDVSGHYVVPGFVDIHNHGGGGASFTSGTVDDVLKGIDTHRRHGTTTLVASTVTGDMDFLTQRAGLLSELAEQGDIAGIHFEGPFISPCRKGAHSEELLRDPDPAEVRKLIDAARGKAKMVTLATELPGGIDSVRLLAEHGVIAAIGHTDATYEQTVEAIDAGATVATHLFNAMPALGHRTPGPIAALLEDDRITVELINDGTHLHPASLQLAFHHAGADRVAFITDAMDAAGFGDGRYMLGPLEVEVAEGVARLVEGGSIAGSTLTLDRAFKRAVTIDGLSVGDAVTALSANPARLLGMADTIGSLEPGKYADLVLLDSDFNVKGVLRRGDWVVAPQLG; encoded by the coding sequence ATGGCAACCCCCTCAGGGGCGCGGGGAACTGCGCGCCAAGCCCCCACCGGCCCGCAGCTGGTCCTCAAGGGCGCCCGCGTAGTAATGCCCACAGGAGTGGTCGACGGCGGCCAGGTGGTCGTCGAGGGTGACCGAATCTCCGCGAGCGCTCAAGAGAACGCCCAGGTCATCGACGTATCCGGCCACTACGTAGTACCCGGCTTCGTAGACATCCACAACCACGGCGGAGGCGGAGCCTCCTTCACTTCGGGCACCGTCGACGACGTGCTGAAGGGCATCGACACCCACCGCAGACACGGCACCACCACCCTCGTCGCCTCCACCGTCACCGGCGACATGGACTTCCTCACCCAGCGCGCAGGCCTCCTCTCCGAGCTCGCCGAGCAGGGCGACATCGCCGGGATCCACTTCGAGGGCCCGTTCATCTCCCCGTGCCGCAAGGGCGCGCACTCCGAGGAGCTGCTGCGCGACCCGGACCCGGCTGAGGTCCGCAAGCTGATCGACGCGGCGCGCGGCAAGGCGAAGATGGTCACCCTCGCCACCGAACTCCCCGGCGGCATCGACTCCGTCAGGCTTCTCGCCGAACACGGCGTCATCGCGGCGATCGGGCACACGGACGCGACGTACGAGCAGACCGTGGAGGCGATCGACGCGGGCGCGACCGTAGCGACGCACCTCTTCAACGCGATGCCCGCGCTCGGCCACCGCACCCCCGGCCCGATCGCGGCGCTCCTGGAGGACGACCGGATCACCGTCGAGCTGATCAACGACGGTACGCATCTGCACCCCGCCTCCCTCCAGCTGGCGTTCCATCACGCGGGCGCGGACCGGGTCGCGTTCATCACGGACGCGATGGACGCGGCAGGCTTCGGCGACGGGCGTTACATGCTGGGTCCGCTGGAGGTCGAGGTCGCCGAAGGCGTCGCACGCCTGGTGGAGGGTGGTTCGATCGCGGGCTCGACGCTCACCCTGGACCGTGCCTTCAAGCGCGCGGTGACGATCGACGGGCTGTCGGTCGGGGACGCGGTGACGGCCCTGTCCGCCAACCCGGCCCGCCTCCTCGGGATGGCCGACACCATCGGCTCGCTGGAGCCGGGCAAGTACGCCGACCTGGTGCTGCTGGACTCCGACTTCAACGTGAAGGGCGTGCTGCGCCGAGGTGACTGGGTGGTAGCTCCCCAACTGGGCTGA
- a CDS encoding ROK family protein — protein sequence MRHVIALDVGGTGMKAALVGADGALLYQARRPTGRERGPDAVVAGILDFAAELRAHGAETFGEPAAAAGIAVPGIVDDAAGVAAYSANLGWRDVPLRELIRTELGIPAALGHDVRTGGLAEGRVGAGRGADRFLFVALGTGIAGAIGVDGRVEAGAHGFAGEIGHVVVRPGGTPCPCGQRGCLERLASAAAVSEAWAKASGNPDADAADCANAVMSGDPNAVRVWQDAIDALADGLVTALTLLDPRTLIIGGGLAEAGETLFTPLRDAVRRRVTFQKLPEIVPAALGDTAGCLGAGLLAWDLLTTTTRIQEEST from the coding sequence GTGAGACATGTCATCGCCCTCGACGTGGGCGGCACCGGGATGAAGGCCGCCCTGGTCGGGGCGGACGGCGCTCTGCTGTACCAGGCCCGCCGACCGACCGGACGCGAGCGCGGCCCCGACGCGGTGGTCGCCGGCATCCTCGACTTCGCCGCCGAACTGCGCGCCCACGGCGCCGAAACCTTCGGCGAACCGGCGGCCGCGGCCGGAATCGCCGTCCCCGGCATCGTCGACGACGCGGCCGGCGTCGCCGCCTACTCGGCCAACCTGGGCTGGCGCGACGTACCCCTGCGCGAGCTGATCCGCACCGAGCTGGGCATCCCTGCCGCCCTCGGCCACGACGTGCGCACCGGCGGTCTCGCCGAGGGCCGCGTCGGCGCGGGCCGGGGCGCCGACCGGTTTCTGTTCGTGGCGCTCGGCACCGGTATCGCGGGCGCGATCGGCGTGGACGGCCGGGTGGAGGCCGGGGCGCACGGTTTCGCGGGCGAGATCGGCCATGTCGTCGTACGCCCCGGAGGCACCCCCTGCCCCTGCGGCCAGCGCGGCTGCCTAGAACGGCTCGCGTCCGCCGCTGCGGTCAGCGAGGCCTGGGCCAAGGCGAGCGGCAACCCCGACGCAGACGCGGCCGACTGCGCGAACGCCGTCATGTCCGGCGACCCGAACGCCGTACGAGTCTGGCAGGACGCCATCGACGCCCTCGCCGACGGCCTGGTCACCGCCCTCACCCTGCTGGACCCGCGCACCCTGATCATCGGTGGCGGCCTCGCCGAGGCGGGGGAAACCTTGTTCACACCACTGCGGGACGCCGTCCGGCGGAGGGTCACGTTCCAGAAGCTGCCGGAGATCGTCCCGGCGGCTCTGGGGGACACGGCGGGCTGTCTGGGTGCGGGCCTCCTGGCCTGGGACCTGCTGACGACTACAACTCGGATCCAGGAGGAATCGACCTGA
- a CDS encoding ABC transporter substrate-binding protein: MQRRRAGMIAVVSALGMTAVLGGCGLTGGSDEVTLRLVAADYGDSAANSSEKYWDSLVEEYEKAHPDVNVEVSVYSWTEVDRKVKEMVDAGKAPDLAQIGAYADYAKAGKLYTASELLSITTQADFVSQLAAAGAVNGVQYGMPFASSTRLLFYNKSLFEQVGIAPPETWEELAADAEALKADGVKFPYALPLGPEEAQAETMQWLLSGGGGYTDTNVGTYGIDSAENVETFDWLKDELVDKDLTGPVAPASLNRADAFEAFTDGEVGMLNGHPSLMKAAAAKGVKFGMVPMPGADGPSKISMGVADWMMAFKQNGHAEEIGDFLDFVYDDKNVLSFSREYDLLPVTNSVWDTMSAAEEDADLKPFLKALPASELYPVGRTSWAAVSAAVKENIGKAVTGSPSTVLRELQVTAVAAENAE, from the coding sequence GTGCAGCGGCGTAGGGCAGGAATGATCGCGGTGGTGTCCGCACTGGGCATGACGGCGGTTCTGGGCGGCTGCGGCCTGACCGGAGGGTCGGACGAGGTCACGCTGAGACTGGTCGCCGCCGACTACGGCGACAGCGCGGCGAACAGCTCCGAGAAGTACTGGGACTCGCTGGTCGAGGAGTACGAGAAGGCCCACCCGGATGTAAACGTCGAGGTCAGCGTCTACTCCTGGACCGAGGTCGACCGCAAGGTCAAGGAGATGGTGGACGCCGGGAAGGCCCCTGACCTCGCGCAGATCGGGGCGTACGCCGATTACGCGAAGGCCGGGAAGCTGTACACCGCAAGCGAGCTGCTCTCCATCACCACGCAGGCCGACTTCGTCTCGCAGCTCGCCGCCGCGGGAGCGGTCAACGGAGTCCAGTACGGGATGCCGTTCGCGTCCTCCACACGCCTGCTCTTCTACAACAAGTCCCTCTTCGAGCAGGTCGGCATCGCTCCCCCCGAGACCTGGGAGGAGCTGGCCGCCGACGCCGAGGCGCTGAAGGCGGACGGGGTGAAGTTCCCGTACGCCCTGCCGCTCGGGCCCGAGGAGGCGCAGGCCGAGACCATGCAGTGGCTGCTCAGCGGCGGGGGCGGCTACACCGACACCAATGTCGGCACCTACGGCATCGACTCCGCGGAGAACGTCGAGACCTTCGACTGGCTGAAGGACGAGCTGGTGGACAAGGACCTGACGGGACCGGTCGCGCCCGCCTCGCTGAATCGCGCCGACGCCTTCGAGGCGTTCACGGACGGCGAGGTCGGCATGCTCAACGGGCATCCCTCGCTGATGAAGGCGGCCGCCGCGAAGGGCGTGAAGTTCGGCATGGTGCCGATGCCGGGCGCCGACGGGCCGAGCAAGATCTCCATGGGCGTCGCCGACTGGATGATGGCCTTCAAACAGAACGGCCATGCCGAGGAGATCGGGGACTTCCTCGACTTCGTCTACGACGACAAGAACGTCCTCTCCTTCTCGCGCGAGTACGACCTGCTGCCCGTGACGAACTCGGTCTGGGACACCATGAGCGCGGCCGAGGAGGACGCGGACCTCAAGCCCTTCCTCAAGGCACTCCCCGCCTCCGAGCTCTACCCGGTCGGGCGTACCTCCTGGGCGGCGGTGAGCGCGGCCGTGAAGGAGAACATCGGCAAGGCGGTCACCGGCAGCCCGTCCACCGTGCTGCGCGAGCTCCAGGTGACCGCGGTGGCTGCGGAGAACGCCGAGTAG
- a CDS encoding DUF3263 domain-containing protein, giving the protein MEKEPLHPRERSILALERRGFPGPGAKERAIREELGLAPVRYYQLLNALLDDERALAHDPVTVNRLRRVRDSRRAER; this is encoded by the coding sequence ATGGAAAAGGAGCCGCTGCACCCCAGGGAACGGTCCATCCTCGCCCTGGAACGCCGCGGCTTCCCCGGCCCCGGCGCCAAGGAACGGGCGATACGCGAGGAACTGGGCCTGGCCCCCGTCCGCTACTACCAGCTCCTCAACGCCCTCCTGGACGACGAACGCGCCCTGGCCCACGACCCGGTGACGGTCAACCGTCTGCGCAGAGTGCGGGATTCACGGCGAGCGGAGCGGTGA
- the otsB gene encoding trehalose-phosphatase yields MGSHTDSTPLPTPSTPAGRAGLDALLAEPARAVIALDFDGTLAPIVPDPEQARAHPDAVTALAALAPKVAAVAVVTGRPAGVAVRYGGFAGVPGLEHLVVLGHYGAERWDAVTGTVSAPAPDPGVAAVRAELPGVLDGVGAWRGTWIEEKGRAVAVHTRRATDPQAAFEALREPLAELAARHGLIVEPGRLVLELRPPGMDKGVALLDYVREIDATSVLYAGDDLGDLPAYAAVDKLRTDGTPGLLVCSSGSEEVPELEAKADVVVKGPAGVVGLLSTLAAHLQS; encoded by the coding sequence ATGGGCAGCCACACGGACTCGACCCCCCTGCCGACCCCCTCCACCCCCGCCGGACGGGCCGGTCTCGACGCGCTCCTCGCCGAGCCGGCGCGGGCGGTGATCGCGCTCGACTTCGACGGGACGCTCGCACCGATCGTGCCGGACCCCGAGCAGGCGCGTGCGCACCCGGACGCGGTGACCGCACTCGCCGCACTCGCGCCGAAGGTGGCCGCCGTCGCGGTGGTCACCGGACGCCCGGCCGGTGTCGCGGTCCGCTACGGCGGGTTCGCCGGGGTTCCCGGCCTGGAGCACCTCGTCGTCCTCGGCCACTACGGCGCCGAGCGCTGGGACGCCGTCACCGGCACCGTCAGCGCCCCCGCCCCCGACCCCGGGGTCGCCGCCGTCCGCGCGGAACTGCCCGGCGTCCTCGACGGCGTCGGTGCCTGGCGCGGCACCTGGATCGAGGAGAAGGGCCGCGCGGTCGCCGTACACACCCGCCGGGCCACCGATCCGCAGGCCGCCTTCGAAGCGCTGCGCGAACCCCTCGCCGAGCTCGCCGCCCGGCACGGCCTGATCGTCGAACCGGGCCGTCTGGTCCTGGAACTGCGGCCACCCGGCATGGACAAGGGCGTCGCCCTGCTGGACTACGTCCGCGAGATCGACGCGACCTCGGTCCTCTACGCCGGTGACGACCTGGGCGACCTGCCCGCCTACGCGGCCGTCGACAAACTCCGCACCGACGGCACCCCGGGCCTGCTGGTGTGCAGCAGCGGCAGCGAGGAGGTTCCGGAGCTGGAGGCGAAGGCGGACGTGGTGGTGAAGGGTCCGGCGGGGGTGGTGGGCCTGCTCAGCACACTGGCGGCCCACCTACAGAGCTAG
- a CDS encoding carbohydrate-binding protein: MTSGNNGASTPPEDDDPFGYLYADGQANGAQPPSSGYGYPNAMNRTRPVGQRQYGQQTAPQVPPQQGTYGQPNAHYAAPETFPGSAPTTQQQLPSYGGGNGRGRGPNTKGLLIGAIAVVAAVVIGIAVAMAGGDDGDKGGGNQADSTPTQGESKDSSPSASSSAGEKAELPKSDAKSLRLSPGVGLASDVTGANSGSYVTGLNQSGASVTWSVDGIPEEGVYTLFTRYSVPGKDQSMTLTVNGKVFGSKMNLSNFAKAGEGDYAKAWTETYVWPTLNKGTNTIVISCGNGDKCDVLLDQLWLKAGQVKN, translated from the coding sequence ATGACGTCCGGTAACAACGGGGCGAGCACGCCGCCCGAGGACGACGACCCGTTCGGCTACCTCTACGCCGACGGGCAGGCCAACGGCGCCCAGCCTCCGTCGAGTGGCTACGGCTACCCGAACGCGATGAACCGGACCCGTCCGGTCGGCCAGCGCCAGTACGGCCAGCAGACGGCCCCGCAGGTGCCGCCGCAGCAGGGCACGTACGGCCAGCCGAACGCGCACTACGCGGCCCCGGAGACCTTCCCGGGCAGCGCGCCGACCACCCAGCAGCAGCTGCCGTCCTACGGCGGCGGCAACGGCCGCGGACGCGGTCCGAACACCAAGGGGCTGCTGATCGGCGCCATCGCGGTGGTCGCCGCGGTCGTCATCGGCATCGCGGTGGCGATGGCGGGCGGCGACGACGGCGACAAGGGCGGCGGCAACCAGGCCGACTCGACGCCGACGCAGGGCGAGAGCAAGGACTCGAGTCCTTCGGCCAGCAGCAGTGCCGGGGAGAAGGCGGAACTGCCGAAGTCCGACGCGAAGTCGCTGCGGCTCTCGCCGGGCGTGGGCCTTGCCTCGGATGTGACGGGCGCCAACTCCGGCAGCTATGTCACGGGTCTCAACCAGAGCGGTGCCTCGGTCACCTGGAGCGTCGACGGTATCCCGGAAGAGGGCGTCTACACGCTGTTCACGCGCTACAGCGTCCCCGGCAAGGATCAGTCGATGACGCTCACCGTCAACGGCAAGGTGTTCGGCAGCAAGATGAACCTCAGCAACTTCGCGAAAGCCGGCGAGGGTGACTACGCGAAGGCCTGGACCGAGACCTACGTGTGGCCGACGCTCAACAAGGGCACCAACACCATCGTGATTTCCTGCGGGAATGGCGACAAGTGCGACGTCCTGCTGGACCAGCTGTGGCTGAAGGCCGGACAGGTCAAGAACTAG
- the cdgB gene encoding diguanylate cyclase CdgB, whose product METESEPYVRLATLRQLHQVMADMNTARSLADTLQTVADGVVTGLGYELACVNLVRPDGDLVVAALAGNPAAEALITGRTGSRESWERRLSMGEHWGDLVFIPHTEGWVLDDDDVPQWYTDGPAPRFEDEWHPSDRLFAPMYTPDAHGGSGELIGVLSVDRPRNGRLPGAWGREALQMYAFQAAIAISNARLRANMQRALVRLEREQQALRASEESFRQAFEYAPSGMAIAEMGGDQHGRILRTNDALCRLLGRPASAMRRYSFSDLVHPEDIGTLLRTSAEGGRAELRLGRRDGTYVWVSLRNSVVADAADGPRFLLTHVEDIEERKRRELQLAHRASHDSLTGLPNSAELRARLSSRLCQRPTHAGALESMDAAFGHPAYDVNGHGFDFRPGTDALDGFDHHVHTVAPESEHDDGTKGLAVLFCDLDGFKSINDRFGHNAGDAVLIEVARRLSRQVRDGDTVARLGGDEFVVLADGLGRADAQDLAVRLRNEIIQPIRVDGRAMRVGASFGIGWAHCGMTADEVLKSADERMYVEKRSRPKQHRRAG is encoded by the coding sequence ATGGAGACCGAGTCGGAGCCGTACGTCCGTCTTGCGACCCTGCGACAACTGCACCAGGTCATGGCGGACATGAACACCGCGCGCAGCCTGGCCGACACACTGCAGACCGTCGCCGACGGCGTCGTCACCGGCCTCGGCTACGAGCTGGCGTGCGTCAACCTGGTCCGGCCCGACGGCGACCTCGTCGTCGCCGCCCTCGCCGGCAACCCCGCCGCCGAGGCGCTGATCACCGGCCGCACCGGCTCCCGCGAGTCCTGGGAGCGCCGGCTGAGCATGGGCGAGCACTGGGGCGACCTGGTCTTCATTCCGCACACCGAGGGCTGGGTCCTCGACGACGACGACGTCCCGCAGTGGTACACCGACGGGCCCGCGCCCCGCTTCGAGGACGAGTGGCACCCCTCGGACCGACTCTTCGCACCCATGTACACCCCGGACGCGCACGGCGGCAGCGGCGAGCTGATCGGCGTCCTGTCCGTGGACCGCCCGCGCAACGGCCGGCTGCCGGGCGCATGGGGGCGCGAGGCCCTGCAGATGTACGCGTTCCAGGCCGCCATCGCGATCAGCAACGCGCGTCTACGCGCGAATATGCAGCGGGCACTGGTCAGGCTCGAGCGCGAGCAGCAGGCCCTCAGGGCCAGCGAGGAAAGCTTCAGGCAGGCCTTCGAGTACGCCCCCTCCGGCATGGCCATCGCCGAGATGGGCGGCGACCAGCACGGCCGCATCCTCAGGACCAACGACGCGCTCTGCCGCCTCCTCGGCCGCCCCGCCTCCGCGATGCGCCGCTACTCCTTCTCCGACCTCGTCCACCCCGAGGACATCGGCACCCTGCTCAGGACCTCCGCCGAGGGCGGCCGGGCGGAGCTCAGGCTCGGGCGCCGGGACGGTACGTACGTCTGGGTGTCCCTGCGCAACAGCGTCGTCGCCGACGCAGCCGACGGCCCCCGCTTTCTGCTCACCCACGTCGAGGACATAGAGGAGCGCAAGCGGCGCGAGCTCCAGCTCGCCCACCGCGCCTCCCACGACTCCCTGACCGGGCTGCCGAACTCCGCCGAGCTGCGCGCCCGCCTCTCCTCGCGGCTGTGCCAGCGCCCCACCCACGCCGGCGCCCTGGAGTCCATGGACGCCGCGTTCGGCCACCCCGCCTACGACGTCAACGGCCACGGCTTCGACTTCCGGCCCGGCACCGACGCCCTCGACGGATTCGACCACCATGTGCACACCGTCGCCCCTGAGAGTGAACACGACGACGGCACCAAGGGGCTCGCGGTGCTCTTCTGCGACCTCGACGGCTTCAAGTCGATCAACGACCGGTTCGGGCACAACGCCGGTGACGCGGTCCTCATCGAGGTCGCCCGCCGGCTGTCCCGGCAGGTCCGGGACGGCGACACCGTGGCCCGGCTCGGCGGCGACGAGTTCGTGGTTCTGGCCGACGGGCTCGGCCGGGCCGACGCCCAGGACCTGGCCGTACGGCTGCGCAACGAGATCATCCAGCCGATCCGGGTCGACGGCCGCGCCATGCGGGTGGGCGCCAGCTTCGGTATCGGGTGGGCGCACTGCGGCATGACCGCGGACGAGGTGTTGAAGTCCGCCGACGAGCGGATGTACGTAGAGAAACGATCTCGTCCCAAACAGCACAGACGTGCGGGATGA
- a CDS encoding flavin reductase family protein, producing the protein MPNTPPAAPAPITAPPVAGHAEGVSNDEFRAAMSRLAAGVVLVTAYEPPLAADGPKGEDVGMTATAFMSVSLDPPLVLVSLRTGARMDDLLDEQPFWAVSVLSESQRHIAGRFAMKGRISDRLLFEDIPYVRGAATGAALVGGALAQLECRTEQRMIAGDHTLVIGRVLTASVPSAEGGPLTYFRGRYRQLG; encoded by the coding sequence GTGCCGAACACTCCCCCTGCCGCGCCCGCCCCGATCACCGCACCGCCCGTCGCCGGGCATGCTGAGGGGGTGAGCAACGACGAGTTCCGCGCCGCCATGTCCCGGCTGGCCGCGGGCGTGGTCCTGGTGACCGCCTACGAACCCCCGCTCGCCGCCGACGGGCCGAAGGGCGAGGACGTCGGGATGACGGCGACGGCGTTCATGTCGGTCTCCCTGGACCCGCCCCTGGTCCTGGTCAGCCTGCGCACGGGCGCCCGGATGGACGACCTGCTCGACGAGCAGCCCTTCTGGGCGGTCTCCGTCCTCTCCGAGAGCCAGCGGCACATCGCCGGCCGCTTCGCCATGAAGGGCCGTATCAGCGACCGGCTCCTCTTCGAGGACATCCCGTACGTCCGCGGCGCGGCGACCGGCGCCGCACTGGTGGGCGGCGCGCTGGCCCAGCTGGAGTGCCGGACCGAGCAGCGGATGATCGCGGGCGACCACACGCTGGTGATCGGCCGCGTCCTGACGGCGAGCGTGCCGAGCGCGGAGGGCGGGCCGTTGACGTATTTCCGTGGTCGCTATCGCCAATTGGGCTGA
- a CDS encoding GNAT family N-acetyltransferase translates to MTTTGPRLESLTPKNVEDALAIRIRPDQEHAVEPVAHSLAEAYVRPGAAWPRLIVDDGRTVGFLMAFLDIDWKGDGTLFRSGLWRLNIAAQEQGRGYGRFAVESVAQELRRRGGKEMYVTWHPGPTGPEGFYLGLGFEPNGETSGGQTVGVLELS, encoded by the coding sequence ATGACGACGACCGGACCCCGCCTGGAATCCCTCACGCCGAAGAATGTCGAGGACGCGCTCGCCATCCGGATCCGCCCGGACCAGGAGCACGCCGTCGAACCCGTCGCGCACTCGCTCGCCGAGGCCTATGTCCGGCCCGGCGCCGCCTGGCCCCGCCTGATCGTCGACGACGGCCGGACGGTCGGCTTCCTGATGGCGTTCCTCGACATCGACTGGAAGGGCGACGGCACCCTCTTCCGCTCCGGCCTGTGGCGCCTGAACATCGCGGCGCAGGAACAGGGCCGGGGCTACGGCCGCTTCGCGGTCGAGTCCGTGGCGCAGGAGCTGCGCCGCCGGGGCGGGAAGGAGATGTACGTCACCTGGCATCCCGGCCCGACCGGTCCCGAGGGGTTCTATCTCGGGCTCGGCTTCGAGCCGAACGGGGAGACCAGCGGGGGCCAGACGGTCGGGGTCCTGGAGCTCTCCTAG
- a CDS encoding sigma-70 family RNA polymerase sigma factor — translation MTTDHDFLAQRFEAHRGHLLAVAHRMLGSSAEAEDAVQEAWFRLSRSEAARIDNLGGWLTTVVGRVCLDLLRSRGSRAERPLDAVGTEPAAGADPEQDALLADSVGIALLVVLDTLTPAERLAFVLHDLFAVPFEEIATVVDRTPAAARQLASRARRRVRGAEPAAVDPARQRTVVDAFLAAVRDGDFDALVGVLDPDVVARSEAGVTTGALAVARGASGFAALAALARPALVDGRAGFAVLVDGRLERVLDFTVVRNRIAVIDIVKDPERLAGLDVRLI, via the coding sequence ATGACCACCGACCACGACTTCCTCGCCCAGCGCTTCGAGGCGCACCGGGGGCATCTGCTGGCCGTCGCCCACCGCATGCTGGGCTCGTCCGCCGAGGCCGAGGACGCCGTGCAGGAGGCCTGGTTCCGGCTCAGCCGGTCCGAGGCTGCACGTATCGACAATCTGGGCGGCTGGTTGACCACCGTCGTCGGCCGGGTCTGCCTCGACCTGCTCCGCTCCCGCGGCTCGCGCGCCGAGCGGCCGCTGGACGCCGTGGGAACGGAGCCCGCCGCCGGCGCCGACCCCGAGCAGGACGCGCTGCTCGCCGACTCGGTCGGGATCGCCCTGCTCGTCGTCCTGGACACCCTGACGCCCGCCGAGCGGCTGGCGTTCGTGCTGCACGACCTGTTCGCGGTGCCCTTCGAGGAGATCGCGACCGTGGTCGACCGTACGCCCGCCGCCGCGCGGCAGCTGGCCAGCAGGGCCCGGCGCCGGGTGCGGGGCGCGGAGCCGGCGGCCGTCGATCCGGCCCGGCAGCGGACGGTCGTCGACGCGTTCCTGGCCGCCGTCCGGGACGGGGACTTCGACGCGCTGGTCGGGGTGCTCGACCCCGATGTCGTGGCGCGCAGCGAGGCAGGGGTGACGACCGGGGCCCTTGCCGTGGCCAGGGGTGCCTCCGGATTCGCGGCCCTCGCCGCTCTCGCCCGGCCCGCGCTGGTCGACGGCCGGGCGGGTTTCGCGGTGCTGGTCGACGGGCGGCTGGAACGGGTGCTGGACTTCACGGTCGTACGGAACCGGATCGCCGTCATCGACATCGTGAAGGACCCCGAGCGGCTGGCCGGGCTCGATGTCCGCCTGATCTAG
- the arfB gene encoding alternative ribosome rescue aminoacyl-tRNA hydrolase ArfB — translation MDGMSGPHVIRDSVSLPEAELMWRFSRSSGPGGQHVNTSDSQVELRFDLARTEALPEVWKQRALERLAGRLADGVITVRSSEHRSQWRNRETAAVRLAALLAEATAPPPKPRKPTRIPRGINERRLRNKKQRSDTKRGRSGRDWG, via the coding sequence ATGGACGGCATGTCCGGTCCTCACGTCATCCGCGACTCCGTCTCGCTCCCCGAGGCCGAGCTCATGTGGCGTTTCTCGCGCTCGTCGGGGCCCGGCGGACAGCACGTCAACACCAGCGACTCCCAGGTGGAGCTGCGCTTCGACCTCGCGCGCACCGAGGCGCTGCCCGAGGTGTGGAAGCAGCGGGCGCTGGAGCGGCTCGCCGGACGCCTGGCCGACGGCGTCATCACCGTCCGCTCCTCCGAGCACCGCTCCCAGTGGCGCAACCGCGAGACCGCCGCCGTACGCCTCGCGGCGCTGCTCGCGGAGGCCACCGCGCCGCCGCCCAAGCCGCGCAAGCCGACCCGCATCCCCCGGGGCATCAACGAACGGCGACTGCGGAACAAGAAGCAGCGCTCGGACACCAAGCGGGGCCGGTCCGGGCGCGACTGGGGATAG
- a CDS encoding TerD family protein encodes MAVSLSKGGNVSLTKEAPGLTAVTVGLGWDVRTTTGTDFDLDASAIAVNTQGKVYSDGHFVFFNNKQTPDSTIVHTGDNRTGEGAGDDEAIKVNLAGLPADIEKIVFPVSIYDAENRSQNFGQVRNAYIRILNEAGGAEIARYDLSEDAATETAMVFGELYRNGAEWKFRAVGQGYASGLVGIAQDFGVSV; translated from the coding sequence ATGGCTGTAAGCCTGTCCAAGGGTGGCAACGTCTCGCTCACCAAGGAGGCTCCGGGCCTGACCGCTGTCACCGTGGGCCTCGGCTGGGACGTCCGCACCACCACCGGCACGGACTTCGACCTCGACGCCTCCGCGATCGCGGTCAACACGCAGGGCAAGGTCTACTCGGACGGCCACTTCGTGTTCTTCAACAACAAGCAGACCCCGGACAGCACCATCGTCCACACCGGTGACAACCGCACCGGCGAGGGCGCGGGCGACGACGAGGCGATCAAGGTCAACCTCGCCGGCCTCCCGGCCGACATCGAGAAGATCGTCTTCCCGGTCTCGATCTACGACGCCGAGAACCGCTCGCAGAACTTCGGCCAGGTCCGCAACGCCTACATCCGCATCCTGAACGAGGCGGGCGGCGCCGAGATCGCGCGCTACGACCTGTCGGAGGACGCGGCCACGGAGACGGCCATGGTCTTCGGCGAGCTGTACCGCAACGGCGCGGAGTGGAAGTTCCGCGCGGTGGGCCAGGGCTACGCCTCGGGCCTGGTGGGCATCGCCCAGGACTTCGGCGTCAGCGTCTGA